In Herbinix luporum, a single window of DNA contains:
- a CDS encoding energy-coupling factor transporter ATPase yields MQIVFENVNYVYGSGTSFEKHALKDINLKINKGEFIGLIGHTGSGKSTLIQHMNGLMKATSGKIYFNGDNIYHKNYNMRQLRNKVGLVFQYPEHQLFETTVFKDVYFGPKNLGLEKLEADLRTYEALKMVGIGEDLLDASPFELSGGQKRRVAIAGILAMKPDVLILDEPTAGLDPRGRDEILDQIAKLHKESKITVILVTHSMEDAAKYVDRLLVMNQGRLAMDEKPDKVFSRYKELEEIHLAAPQVTYVMNALKEKGFSLNPDVTTVSEAKDEILKALKGYA; encoded by the coding sequence TTGCAGATAGTATTTGAAAATGTAAATTATGTCTACGGCAGTGGAACAAGTTTTGAAAAGCATGCCCTTAAAGATATCAACCTTAAGATAAATAAGGGAGAATTTATCGGCCTTATCGGACATACCGGTTCCGGTAAATCTACTCTGATACAACATATGAATGGCTTAATGAAGGCCACCAGTGGAAAAATCTATTTTAACGGGGATAATATCTACCATAAGAACTATAATATGCGGCAATTAAGAAATAAGGTAGGACTAGTCTTTCAATATCCTGAACACCAGCTTTTTGAAACTACTGTATTTAAAGATGTGTATTTTGGACCTAAAAACTTAGGACTAGAAAAGCTAGAAGCTGATCTTCGTACCTATGAAGCCTTGAAAATGGTAGGAATAGGGGAAGACCTACTGGATGCTTCCCCCTTTGAATTATCAGGGGGACAAAAAAGAAGAGTGGCCATAGCAGGCATCCTGGCTATGAAACCGGATGTTCTTATTCTGGACGAGCCAACAGCAGGCTTAGATCCCAGGGGAAGAGATGAGATACTAGACCAGATTGCAAAGCTTCATAAAGAGAGCAAAATAACTGTAATTTTGGTTACCCATAGTATGGAGGATGCCGCAAAATATGTGGACCGTCTTCTGGTTATGAATCAGGGAAGGTTGGCTATGGATGAAAAGCCTGACAAGGTATTTTCAAGATACAAGGAACTGGAAGAAATCCATCTGGCTGCCCCTCAGGTTACTTATGTAATGAATGCCTTAAAGGAAAAGGGCTTTAGTCTTAATCCCGATGTAACCACAGTATCAGAAGCAAAGGATGAGATACTAAAGGCACTTAAAGGATATGCATAA
- a CDS encoding energy-coupling factor transporter transmembrane component T family protein, with product MIRDITIGQYYPADSILHRLDPRLKLSGTMLYIISIFLFDTFYGYIAVIIFLASIIKLSKVPLKFIIRGLKSIMFILLFTMAFNMFLTKGDIIFRLGFLKVTKQGLYSSIFMGSRLTLLLVGSSMMTYTTTPNQLTDGLERLLSPLTVFKVQVHEIAMMMSIALRFIPILVDETDKIMKAQMARGADFESGGLIKRAKSLIPLLVPLFVSAFRRALDLAMAMEARCYRGGQGRTKMKPLQYESKDYFAYGILALYLACVITISIIENRLPGLL from the coding sequence ATGATTCGAGATATAACAATTGGACAATATTATCCGGCAGATTCCATTCTCCATCGTCTTGATCCTAGATTGAAGCTGAGTGGAACCATGTTATATATAATATCTATATTTTTATTTGATACCTTTTATGGGTATATAGCAGTTATTATTTTTTTGGCATCAATTATTAAACTGTCTAAGGTACCTTTAAAGTTTATCATACGGGGACTAAAATCAATTATGTTTATACTTTTATTTACCATGGCCTTTAATATGTTTCTTACAAAGGGAGATATTATATTTAGGTTAGGTTTTTTAAAAGTCACAAAGCAGGGACTTTATTCCTCAATATTTATGGGTAGCAGGCTTACATTACTTTTAGTAGGTTCATCCATGATGACCTATACTACAACCCCTAATCAATTAACTGACGGTTTAGAAAGACTCCTTAGTCCCTTGACTGTTTTTAAGGTACAGGTCCATGAAATTGCCATGATGATGTCCATAGCTCTTCGTTTTATACCCATATTGGTAGATGAAACCGATAAGATAATGAAGGCTCAGATGGCAAGGGGAGCTGACTTTGAATCAGGGGGTTTAATTAAAAGAGCAAAGAGTCTTATCCCATTATTAGTTCCCTTATTTGTATCGGCCTTTAGAAGAGCCCTTGATCTTGCCATGGCCATGGAGGCTAGGTGCTATCGGGGAGGCCAAGGAAGGACCAAGATGAAGCCCTTACAGTATGAAAGTAAGGATTATTTTGCTTATGGAATATTAGCATTATACCTTGCTTGTGTAATTACTATAAGCATTATAGAAAATCGACTGCCCGGATTATTGTAA